A single genomic interval of Primulina huaijiensis isolate GDHJ02 chromosome 7, ASM1229523v2, whole genome shotgun sequence harbors:
- the LOC140981114 gene encoding probable LRR receptor-like serine/threonine-protein kinase At1g63430 isoform X2, producing the protein MECFTSCQVLLLSLGLFLADCVAAFPKNEVEALTSFKRAIIEDPLLILSNWNSLDSDPCDWSCISCSMAGDNVIKINISGASLKGFVAPELYQLSALQELILHGNSLIGTIPKEIGILKELKVLDLSSNQLTGMIPPEIGSLTAIVKINLGSNGLTGKIPSELGNLKYLEELRLDRNKLLGSIPASNGPASSSNMQGTSSQLKVADFSYNFLIGSIPKCLAYLSRSSFRGNCLQDKDSKQRPPAQCGRLTSKSRPRLNTTHIPTEDRTKHIANASKPAWLLALEIVTGVMVGFLFVMALLAAIQKWKSKPSIIMPWKKSSSTKEYMTIYIDSEALKDVPKYSRQELELACEDFSNIIGSSPDSVVYKGTLKGGSEIAVISLCIKEENWAGYLELYFQNEVADLARLNNENVGKLLGYCRESSPFTRMLVFEYASNGTLYEHLHYGEGCQFSWTRRMKIIIGIARGLKYLHTELNPPFSLSELNSGSIYLTDEFSPKLVDFECWKTILSRSEKSSGSISNEGDVCILPSSLERRGLDTQGNIYAFGILLLELVSGRPPYCKDKGCLVDWAKEFLESPDVMSYVVDPELKHFSSDDLKVICEVANLCIRPNSSTRTSMQDLCSMLETGIDTSISAELKVSSLAWAELTLS; encoded by the exons ATGGAATGTTTTACTTCATGTCAAGTTCTTTTGCTGAGTTTAGGGCTCTTTCTTGCTGATTGTGTTGCTGCATTTCCGAAGAATGAAG TTGAAGCCTTAACTTCCTTTAAGAGAGCTATTATTGAGGACCCGCTGCTGATTCTGTCGAATTGGAATTCTCTAGATTCGGATCCTTGTGATTGGTCCTGCATTTCTTGTTCTATGGCTGGGGATAATGTAATAAAGAT CAACATATCCGGGGCATCATTGAAGGGTTTTGTTGCTCCAGAGCTGTACCAGCTCTCAGCTTTGCAAGAGTT AATTCTGCATGGGAATTCATTGATCGGTACAATACCAAAGGAAATCGGCATTTTAAAAGAACTCAAGGTGTTGGATTTAAGTTCAAACCAGCTAACCGGAATGATTCCACCCGAGATCGGAAGCTTAACTGCCATAGTGAAAAT AAATCTTGGCTCCAATGGATTGACTGGAAAGATACCTTCTGAATTAGGTAACTTGAAATACCTTGAGGAACTTCGACTCGATAGGAATAAGCTTTTGGGATCTATCCCTGCTAGTAATGGCCCAGCATCTTCATCTAATATGCAGGGGAC TTCATCCCAGCTAAAAGTGGCCGACTTTTCTTATAACTTTTTGATCGGAAGCATACCCAAATGCTTGGCATATCTTTCGAG ATCAAGCTTTCGGGGGAATTGCCTTCAAGATAAGGATTCCAAACAGAGGCCTCCTGCGCAATGTG GCCGTCTAACTTCCAAATCACGTCCAAGACTTAACACAACACACATACCTACTGAAGACAGAACAAAACATATAGCTAATGCATCAAAACCTGCATGGCTCTTGGCTCTTGAAATAGTCACCGGAGTAATGGTAGGTTTTCTATTTGTCATGGCTCTTTTAGCTGCCATTCAGAAATGGAAGAGCAAACCTTCTATCATTATGCCCTGGAAGAAATCTTCAAGTACAAAGGAGTACATGACAATTTACATAG ATTCTGAAGCTCTGAAAGATGTACCAAAATATAGCAGACAAGAACTGGAGTTAGCCTGTGAAGATTTCAGCAACATCATTGGATCATCTCCGGATAGTGTGGTTTACAAAGGCACTTTGAAAGGTGGATCTGAAATTGCTGTGATATCCCTTTGTATCAAAGAAGAGAATTGGGCAGGCTATCTCGAGCTTTATTTCCAGAACGAG GTGGCAGATTTGGCAAGGTTAAATAATGAGAATGTTGGAAAACTTCTTGGATATTGTCGAGAAAGCAGTCCATTTACGAGGATGCTGGTGTTTGAATATGCGTCGAACGGGACTCTTTACGAGCACCTTCATT ATGGAGAAGGATGCCAGTTCTCTTGGACTAGACGTATGAAAATCATTATTGGCATCGCGCGTGGGCTTAAGTATCTGCACACGGAACTTAATCCGCCATTTTCTTTATCTGAATTAAACTCGGGTTCTATCTATCTGACCGATGAATTTTCCCCCAAG CTAGTTGATTTTGAGTGCTGGAAGACGATTCTATCCAGATCTGAGAAGAGCTCGGGCTCGATAAGTAACGAAGGTGATGTTTGTATCCTTCCAAGTTCTTTAGAAAGACGCGGTCTTGATACCCAGGGAAACATATACGCATTTGGGATTCTTTTACTCGAACTCGTCAGTGGTAGACCTCCATACTGCAAAGATAAAGGGTGCTTAGTTGATTGG GCTAAAGAATTCTTGGAATCGCCTGATGTTATGTCTTACGTGGTTGACCCCGAGCTGAAACATTTCAGTTCGGATGACTTGAAGGTGATTTGTGAAGTGGCAAATCTATGCATCCGTCCCAATTCCAGCACCAGGACATCGATGCAAGATCTATGCTCGATGCTGGAAACCGGGATCGATACATCTATATCTGCAGAGCTCAAGGTGTCTTCTTTGGCTTGGGCTGAGCTCACTCTATCATGA
- the LOC140981114 gene encoding probable LRR receptor-like serine/threonine-protein kinase At1g63430 isoform X1, with translation MECFTSCQVLLLSLGLFLADCVAAFPKNEVEALTSFKRAIIEDPLLILSNWNSLDSDPCDWSCISCSMAGDNVIKINISGASLKGFVAPELYQLSALQELILHGNSLIGTIPKEIGILKELKVLDLSSNQLTGMIPPEIGSLTAIVKINLGSNGLTGKIPSELGNLKYLEELRLDRNKLLGSIPASNGPASSSNMQGTYALNGNPMGLCSSSQLKVADFSYNFLIGSIPKCLAYLSRSSFRGNCLQDKDSKQRPPAQCGRLTSKSRPRLNTTHIPTEDRTKHIANASKPAWLLALEIVTGVMVGFLFVMALLAAIQKWKSKPSIIMPWKKSSSTKEYMTIYIDSEALKDVPKYSRQELELACEDFSNIIGSSPDSVVYKGTLKGGSEIAVISLCIKEENWAGYLELYFQNEVADLARLNNENVGKLLGYCRESSPFTRMLVFEYASNGTLYEHLHYGEGCQFSWTRRMKIIIGIARGLKYLHTELNPPFSLSELNSGSIYLTDEFSPKLVDFECWKTILSRSEKSSGSISNEGDVCILPSSLERRGLDTQGNIYAFGILLLELVSGRPPYCKDKGCLVDWAKEFLESPDVMSYVVDPELKHFSSDDLKVICEVANLCIRPNSSTRTSMQDLCSMLETGIDTSISAELKVSSLAWAELTLS, from the exons ATGGAATGTTTTACTTCATGTCAAGTTCTTTTGCTGAGTTTAGGGCTCTTTCTTGCTGATTGTGTTGCTGCATTTCCGAAGAATGAAG TTGAAGCCTTAACTTCCTTTAAGAGAGCTATTATTGAGGACCCGCTGCTGATTCTGTCGAATTGGAATTCTCTAGATTCGGATCCTTGTGATTGGTCCTGCATTTCTTGTTCTATGGCTGGGGATAATGTAATAAAGAT CAACATATCCGGGGCATCATTGAAGGGTTTTGTTGCTCCAGAGCTGTACCAGCTCTCAGCTTTGCAAGAGTT AATTCTGCATGGGAATTCATTGATCGGTACAATACCAAAGGAAATCGGCATTTTAAAAGAACTCAAGGTGTTGGATTTAAGTTCAAACCAGCTAACCGGAATGATTCCACCCGAGATCGGAAGCTTAACTGCCATAGTGAAAAT AAATCTTGGCTCCAATGGATTGACTGGAAAGATACCTTCTGAATTAGGTAACTTGAAATACCTTGAGGAACTTCGACTCGATAGGAATAAGCTTTTGGGATCTATCCCTGCTAGTAATGGCCCAGCATCTTCATCTAATATGCAGGGGAC GTATGCTCTAAATGGCAACCCTATGGGTTTGTGTAGTTCATCCCAGCTAAAAGTGGCCGACTTTTCTTATAACTTTTTGATCGGAAGCATACCCAAATGCTTGGCATATCTTTCGAG ATCAAGCTTTCGGGGGAATTGCCTTCAAGATAAGGATTCCAAACAGAGGCCTCCTGCGCAATGTG GCCGTCTAACTTCCAAATCACGTCCAAGACTTAACACAACACACATACCTACTGAAGACAGAACAAAACATATAGCTAATGCATCAAAACCTGCATGGCTCTTGGCTCTTGAAATAGTCACCGGAGTAATGGTAGGTTTTCTATTTGTCATGGCTCTTTTAGCTGCCATTCAGAAATGGAAGAGCAAACCTTCTATCATTATGCCCTGGAAGAAATCTTCAAGTACAAAGGAGTACATGACAATTTACATAG ATTCTGAAGCTCTGAAAGATGTACCAAAATATAGCAGACAAGAACTGGAGTTAGCCTGTGAAGATTTCAGCAACATCATTGGATCATCTCCGGATAGTGTGGTTTACAAAGGCACTTTGAAAGGTGGATCTGAAATTGCTGTGATATCCCTTTGTATCAAAGAAGAGAATTGGGCAGGCTATCTCGAGCTTTATTTCCAGAACGAG GTGGCAGATTTGGCAAGGTTAAATAATGAGAATGTTGGAAAACTTCTTGGATATTGTCGAGAAAGCAGTCCATTTACGAGGATGCTGGTGTTTGAATATGCGTCGAACGGGACTCTTTACGAGCACCTTCATT ATGGAGAAGGATGCCAGTTCTCTTGGACTAGACGTATGAAAATCATTATTGGCATCGCGCGTGGGCTTAAGTATCTGCACACGGAACTTAATCCGCCATTTTCTTTATCTGAATTAAACTCGGGTTCTATCTATCTGACCGATGAATTTTCCCCCAAG CTAGTTGATTTTGAGTGCTGGAAGACGATTCTATCCAGATCTGAGAAGAGCTCGGGCTCGATAAGTAACGAAGGTGATGTTTGTATCCTTCCAAGTTCTTTAGAAAGACGCGGTCTTGATACCCAGGGAAACATATACGCATTTGGGATTCTTTTACTCGAACTCGTCAGTGGTAGACCTCCATACTGCAAAGATAAAGGGTGCTTAGTTGATTGG GCTAAAGAATTCTTGGAATCGCCTGATGTTATGTCTTACGTGGTTGACCCCGAGCTGAAACATTTCAGTTCGGATGACTTGAAGGTGATTTGTGAAGTGGCAAATCTATGCATCCGTCCCAATTCCAGCACCAGGACATCGATGCAAGATCTATGCTCGATGCTGGAAACCGGGATCGATACATCTATATCTGCAGAGCTCAAGGTGTCTTCTTTGGCTTGGGCTGAGCTCACTCTATCATGA
- the LOC140980972 gene encoding AT-hook motif nuclear-localized protein 5-like — protein sequence MDGREGIAYQGSASYYFNRGGVGGSDGSGAGPNGHGPGGGSAMTQAREIQHPTPVFKNLSNPNIAMHPNIGVNGSAVIGSAFHVENSLPNFTHGMTMSTVPVAPPSGETVKKKRGRPRKYAPDKSNMSLGLSPLSAPTPRFDEINPSEKRRRGRPPGSGWKQQLAPLGEWMNSTVGLAFTPHVIHVGVGEDVAAKILAFAQQRPRALCILSANGSVSSVTLRQPSTSAGTVTYEGRFQILCLSGSYLLAESGGPRNRTGGLSISICNPDGRMIGGAIGGRLTAANPVQVVACSFVYGSTKAKTKAESETKDENYLLEESAEKSSTPDTAAPSHPNSGTSLWPQGSRLDIKNSQLDFDLMDG from the exons ATGGATGGAAGAGAAGGAATTGCATATCAAGGCTCAGCTTCGTATTACTTCAATAGAGGTGGAGTCGGTGGATCTGATGGTTCCGGGGCTGGCCCAAATGGACATGGTCCCGGTGGTGGCTCAGCCATGACACAGGCTCGTGAAATACAACACCCCACACCTGTTTTCAAAAATCTTTCAAATCCCAACATCGCAATGCATCCCAATATAGGTGTTAATGGTAGTGCTGTAATTGGTTCTGCTTTCCATGTTGAGAACTCATTACCCAATTTTACTCATGGAATGACTATGTCCACGGTGCCTGTTGCGCCACCAAGTGGTGAAACTGTGAAGAAGAAGAGGGGCAGGCCTAGGAAATATGCTCCAGATAAGTCTAATATGTCTTTAGGATTATCACCTTTGTCAGCTCCCACACCTCGTTTCGACGAGATAAACCCTTCTGAAAAAAGACGGAGAGGACGACCACCGGGCAGTGGATGGAAGCAGCAGCTTGCTCCtcttg GTGAATGGATGAACAGCACAGTTGGGCTAGCTTTTACACCGCATGTTATACATGTTGGAGTTGGAGAG GACGTTGCCGCAAAAATATTGGCATTTGCACAACAGAGACCAAGAGCTTTATGCATCTTGTCTGCTAATGGATCAGTTTCTTCAGTAACATTACGCCAACCTAGTACTTCTGCTGGCACTGTCACTTATGAG GGCCGGTTCCAAATATTATGCTTGTCTGGTTCATACTTACTCGCTGAAAGTGGCGGTCCTCGCAATAGAACCGGCGGACTAAGCATTTCCATTTGCAACCCTGATGGGCGTATGATTGGTGGAGCCATAGGCGGTAGGCTTACTGCAGCAAATCCGGTGCAG GTGGTGGCATGCAGTTTTGTATATGGTAGCACTAAAGCAAAGACCAAAGCTGAGTCAGAGACGAAAGACGAAAATTATCTGCTAGAAGAGTCTGCTGAGAAGTCATCAACTCCAGATACCGCTGCTCCAAGTCATCCTAATTCTGGTACGAGTCTTTGGCCACAAGGTTCACGATTGGACATAAAAAATTCTCAGCTCGATTTCGACCTGATGGATGGATGA
- the LOC140981049 gene encoding tubulin beta chain-like: protein MREILHIQGGQCGNQIGAKFWEVVCTEHGIDPTGRYQGESDLQLERVNVYYNEASCGRFVPRAVLMDLEPGTMDSVRSGPFGQIFRPDNFVFGQSGAGNNWAKGHYTEGAELIDSVLDVVRKEAENCDCLQGFQVCHSLGGGTGSGMGTLLISKIREEYPDRMMLTFSVFPSPKVSDTVVEPYNATLSVHQLVENADECMVLDNEALYDICFRTLKLTTPSFGDLNHLISATMSGVTCCLRFPGQLNSDLRKLAVNLIPFPRLHFFMVGFAPLTSRGSQQYRALTVPELTQQMWDAKNMMCAADPRHGRYLTASAVFRGKMSTKEVDEQMINVQNKNSSYFVEWIPNNVKSTVCDIPPTGLKMASTFIGNSTSIQEMFRRVSEQFTAMFRRKAFLHWYTGEGMDEMEFTEAESNMNDLVAEYQQYQDATADEEYDEEYQEEEAE, encoded by the exons ATGCGTGAGATCCTACACATCCAGGGAGGCCAATGCGGCAACCAGATCGGCGCCAAGTTCTGGGAGGTGGTCTGTACCGAACACGGAATTGACCCGACCGGCCGCTACCAAGGCGAATCCGATCTGCAGCTCGAACGCGTCAATGTCTATTACAACGAAGCCAGCTGCGGGCGCTTCGTACCCCGAGCAGTCCTCATGGATCTCGAGCCGGGAACCATGGACAGCGTCCGTTCCGGGCCTTTCGGTCAGATCTTTCGGCCGGATAACTTCGTCTTCGGTCAGTCCGGGGCGGGTAACAACTGGGCGAAAGGGCATTATACTGAAGGAGCTGAACTTATTGACTCCGTGCTTGATGTCGTTAGGAAGGAAGCGGAAAACTGCGACTGCCTCCAAG GATTCCAAGTATGCCACTCTTTGGGTGGTGGCACAGGATCTGGGATGGGAACTCTGCTGATCTCCAAGATAAGGGAGGAATACCCTGACCGAATGATGTTGACATTCTCCGTTTTCCCTTCTCCAAAGGTGTCTGACACTGTGGTGGAGCCCTACAATGCCACACTTTCAGTACACCAACTTGTTGAGAATGCTGATGAGTGTATGGTTCTCGATAACGAGGCACTTTATGACATCTGTTTCCGCACTCTGAAGCTCACAACTCCCAGTT TTGGGGACTTGAACCATTTGATATCTGCCACCATGAGTGGTGTCACTTGCTGCCTTCGCTTCCCAGGACAGCTCAACTCAGACCTTCGAAAGTTGGCAGTCAATCTTATTCCATTCCCGCGACTCCACTTCTTCATGGTTGGATTTGCCCCACTTACTTCTCGTGGATCTCAGCAATATCGTGCTCTTACTGTCCCTGAACTCACCCAGCAAATGTGGGATGCTAAAAACATGATGTGCGCTGCTGATCCTCGACATGGTCGATACCTCACTGCATCAGCCGTGTTCCGTGGAAAGATGAGCACTAAGGAAGTCGATGAACAGATGATCAATGTCCAGAACAAGAACTCATCATACTTTGTCGAGTGGATACCGAACAATGTGAAGTCTACAGTTTGTGACATTCCACCCACTGGTCTTAAGATGGCATCAACGTTTATTGGCAACTCAACATCAATTCAGGAGATGTTCCGAAGGGTCAGTGAGCAATTCACTGCCATGTTTAGGAGGAAGGCTTTCTTGCACTGGTACACCGGAGAAGGTATGGATGAAATGGAGTTTACTGAAGCTGAGAGTAACATGAACGATTTAGTTGCAGAGTACCAGCAATATCAAGATGCTACAGCTGACGAGGAATACGATGAGGAGTATCAGGAAGAGGAGGCAGAATAA
- the LOC140981219 gene encoding RNA-binding NOB1-like protein, with translation MEVIAQPTAPLCWSNILKQQPEKLQHSSRLGLQCADANNQQSDVLVGCCKSSKGIAVAVVDANAIIQGEERLSHAADRLVSVADVIDEIRDPSSRRFLNFLPFPVDTLEPSPEALKKVINFARATGDLQTLSDVDLKLIALTYTLEAQIHGTQHLRDSPPPIQTVNVKRLPEKDLPGWGSNVPNLEEWEALEHEFDSVSNFSSKILPVKDLNLGLNSADQLSIENVPSQDGSASHFESQEVGDDGVRKPRRYFPKKIEVKIEGKKMVADGIDASQGQFDDNSGDWRPAVSRSTHRRYIRRKARREMSDSLDTSSNVENENLDDSECPELLMEESYEQGTDGNSKDVEARNKNNGDVDISTYFNRMKLEEESLISFQDCNELSNPSEGLGSNSIKLTDAAQEDVSIIDEDMQNLEIRSQISEMADTSHMDDISSEQSWTLRSLSESSVACITSDFAMQNVLLQMGLRLLAPGGIQIRELHRWVLKCHACFKVTTDIGRIFCPKCGNGGTLRKVAVTVNENGIVLAGRRPRISLRGTKFSLPLPQGGRDAVTKNPILREDQLPQKFLHPKIKKKNKQDDDFVVPDDIFRHHTDKKAPLQPPVRRALAVFSGKRNPNDNHFSRPRC, from the exons ATGGAGGTAATAGCCCAGCCCACTGCTCCACTGTGTTGGAGCAACATCCTAAAGCAGCAACCAGAAAAACTACAGCATAGTTCCAGACTCGGCCTCCAATGCGCCGATGCGAATAACCAACAGAGCGACGTTTTGGTGGGCTGCTGTAAGTCGTCGAAGGGCATAGCAGTGGCGGTGGTCGATGCCAATGCCATAATACAGGGCGAAGAGCGCCTTTCTCACGCGGCCGATCGCCTCGTTTCAGTCGCTGACGTAATTGATGAAATCCGCGACCCCTCCTCCCGCCGCTTTCTAAACTTCTTGCCCTTCCCTGTGGATACTCTGGAACCATCCCCTGAAGCCCTTAAGAAAG TTATCAACTTTGCCAGAGCAACTGGTGACTTGCAAACACTTTCGGATGTGGATCTTAAGCTCATTGCTTTGACTTATACATTAGAGGCACAGATACATGGGACTCAGCATCTCAGAGACAGCCCTCCTCCTATTCAAACAGTCAATGTCAAAAGGCTTCCTGAGAAAGACTTACCTGGATGGGGTTCGAATGTCCCTAATCTCGAGGAGTGGGAAGCCCTGGAGCATGAGTTTGACAGTGTGTCTAATTTCAGTTCAAAAATTTTACCCGTCAAAGATTTGAACCTTGGGCTAAACTCAGCCGATCAACTTAGTATAGAAAATGTTCCAAGTCAAGATGGCAGTGCCTCACACTTTGAGAGTCAGGAGGTTGGTGATGATGGTGTTAGGAAACCTAGGAGATACTTTCCAAAGAAGATTGAAGTAAAAATTGAGGGGAAAAAGATGGTGGCTGATGGTATTGATGCATCACAGGGACAATTTGATGATAATTCTGGCGATTGGCGACCCGCTGTGAGCCGGAGCACTCACAGAAGATATATCAGGAGGAAAGCCAGACGGGAAATGAGTGATTCACTTGACACATCCAGTAACGTGGAAAATGAAAACCTTGATGATTCTGAATGTCCAGAGCTGCTGATGGAAGAAAGTTACGAGCAAGGGACAGATGGTAACTCTAAAGATGTTGAGGCCCGCAACAAGAACAATGGAGATGTAGACATTTCTACATATTTTAATAGGATGAAACTGGAAGAGGAATCCTTGATATCTTTTCAGGACTGCAACGAACTGAGCAATCCTAGTGAGGGTTTGGGATCCAATAGTATCAAGCTGACAGATGCTGCACAGGAAGATGTTTCTATCATCGATGAAGACATGCAGAACCTGGAGATAAGAAGCCAGATTAGTGAAATGGCTGATACATCGCATATGGATGATATAAGCAGTGAACAGAGCTGGACTCTTAGATCATTGTCAGAATCCAGTGTAGCTTGTATAACTAGTGACTTTGCAATGCAAAATGTGCTTCTACAGATGGGTCTACGACTTCTTGCACCTGGTGGGATACAAATTCGCGAGCTTCACAG GTGGGTTCTGAAATGCCATGCTTGTTTTAAGGTGACCACCGACATTGGCAGAATTTTCTGTCCAAAATGTGGCAATGGCGGCACACTACGTAAAGTAGCTGTGACAGTTAATGAAAATGGTATCGTGTTGGCTGGTCGTCGACCTCGCATATCCTTGCGTGGAACAAAG TTCTCGTTACCTTTACCCCAAGGTGGTCGAGATGCGGTTACAAAGAACCCCATTTTACGTGAGGATCAGCTACCTCAGAAGTTTCTGCAtccgaaaataaagaagaaaaataagCAG GATGACGACTTCGTTGTGCCGGATGATATCTTCCGCCATCACACAGATAAGAAAGCTCCTCTCCAACCTCCAGTGAGGAGAGCTTTGGCCGTCTTCAGTGGAAAGAGGAATCCTAATGACAATCATTTTTCACGCCCTAGATGTTAA
- the LOC140980818 gene encoding protein LURP-one-related 11-like: MAKIHPKVEQITNNLSEKETYTIWMKSLMFHGNGCTIFNSKGEIAFRVDNYQQRCSTKVFLLDSEGQVLFSLTRKKLRIFQRWEGFKWIYSKGKTDRLPWFQVRRNHIILFRNMSFQVSFKCDEKIRDCYKILGLEGKSILKIIDFSGQILAEVSLVSAYIYTQ; the protein is encoded by the exons ATGGCAAAAATACACCCTAAAGTAGAGCAAATTACAAATAATCTATCGGAAAAGGAAACATACACTATATGGATGAAATCCCTTATGTTTCATGGAAATGGTTGCACAATTTTCAATTCCAAAGGTGAAATCGCGTTTCGGGTCGACAATTATCAGCAAAGATGCAGTACCAAAGTGTTTTTGTTGGATTCCGAAGGCCAAGTTTTGTTTTCTTTAACTAGAAAG AAACTACGAATTTTCCAACGCTGGGAAGGCTTCAAATGGATTTATTCAAAGGGAAAAACTGATAGACTACCATGGTTTCAAGTTAGAAGAAATCacattattttattccgcaatatGTCTTTCCAAGTTAGTTTCAAGTGTGATGAAAAGATTAGAGATTGCTACAAGATTTTAGGTTTGGAAGGGAAATCCATACTCAAGATTATAGACTTTTCAGGCCAAATTTTGGCAGAGGTCAGTCTTGTTAGtgcatatatatacacacagtAA